In Erigeron canadensis isolate Cc75 chromosome 1, C_canadensis_v1, whole genome shotgun sequence, a single window of DNA contains:
- the LOC122604602 gene encoding WD repeat-containing protein 48 gives MHRVGIAGSASNSVRPRKEKRFTYLLNDADDTKHCAGVNCLAVLKPSKPDNSSYLFTGSRDGTLKRWELTDEDATCSATFESHVDWVNDAVLIGGKTLVSCSSDTTVKAWDSFSNGTCIRTFRQHTDYVTCLAASEKNSNLVASGGLGGEVFVWDLEAALAPITKSTEAADEDRPIGTNGSGSLMPITSLRTIGSSNNISSQTNLPQGYVPIAAKGHKESVYALAMNDTGTLLVSGGTEKAIRVWDSRSGSKMMKLRGHTDNIRALLLDSTGRFCLSGSSDSMIRLWDLGQQRCVHSYAVHTDSVWALASTPTFSHVYSGGRDLSLYLTDLATRESILLCTKEHPIQQLAMHDDGIWVATTDSSVHRWPAEGQNPQKVFQRGGSFLAGNLSFSRARASLEGSTPVPVYREPNFSIDGIPGIVQYEVLNNRRHVLTKDNAGSVKLWEITRGVVIEDYGHVSFEKKKEELFEMVSIPAWFTVDSRLGNLSVHLDTPQCFSAEMYSADLNITEKAEDDKVNLARETLKGLLAHWLSKKKHKPGSQNGEIPSSRSSSLSKVEVDSNAENDCVVYPPFEFSTVSPPSIITEGSQNGPWRKKITEMDGTEDEKDLPWWVLDCILHNRMPPREHTKCSFYLQPYEGSTAQTVTQGKLSAPRILRIHKVVNYVVEKLVLDKPLDTLSIDGPFAPGLSGGDTFRSGLKPWQKLKPSIEILCNNQVLTPDMSLATVRAYIWKKPEDLTLNYRIVPGR, from the exons ATGCATCGTGTCGGTATTGCAGGCAGTGCCTCCAATTCGGTCCGTCCGCGTAAGGAGAAGAGATTTACTTATCTATTGAATGATGCCGATGATACAAAG CATTGTGCAGGTGTAAACTGCTTGGCTGTATTAAAGCCATCAAAACCAGACAACTCAAGTTACCTCTTTACAGGGAGTCGTGATGGCACATTGAAGAGATGGGAGTTGACCGATGAGGATGCTACCTGCTCAGCAACCTTCGAGTCTCATGTTGACTGG GTGAATGATGCTGTCCTTATAGGAGGGAAAACCCTTGTATCTTGTTCCTCAGATACTACCGTCAAG GCATGGGATTCCTTTTCTAATGGAACTTGCATAAGGACTTTCCGTCAACACACAGATTATGTCACGTGTCTTGCTGCATCAGAAAAAAAC AGCAATCTTGTTGCTTCTGGTGGGCTGGGTGGTGAGGTGTTTGTCTGGGATCTTGAAGCTGCACTTGCACCCATCACTAAATCCACCGAGGCAGCTGATGAGGATCGTCCAATTGGCACCAATGGATCAGGCAGCTTGATGCCCATTACAAGCCTACGTACTATTGGCTCAAGTAACAATATCTCATCACAAACAAACCTACCTCAAGGATATGTTCCTATTGCTGCCAAAGGACATAAAGAGTCTGTGTATGCATTGGCAATGAATGATACTGGAACTCTTCTTGTTTCTGGTGGAACAGAGAAG GCTATACGTGTTTGGGACTCAAGAAGTGGTTCAAAGATGATGAAGCTTCGAGGGCATACAGATAATATCAGGGCTTTGCTCCTCGACTCTACTGGGAG ATTCTGCTTATCGGGATCCTCTGATTCTATGATCAG ATTGTGGGATCTGGGGCAACAGCGATGCGTGCATTCATATGCTGTTCATACAGATTCTGTTTGGGCGCTTGCTAGCACTCCTACTTTCAGTCATGTTTACAGTGGTGGACGAGATCTTTCT TTGTACTTAACAGACCTTGCAACTAGGGAGAGTATACTACTCTGCACAAAGGAACACCCTATTCAGCAACTAGCAATGCATGACGATGGCATATGGGTTGCAACAACCGATTCTTCTGTTCATAGATGGCCTGCGGAAGGTCAAAATCCTCAGAAAGTGTTTCAAAGAGGTGGTTCTTTCCTGGCTGGGAATTTGTCATTTTCAAGAGCAAGGGCTTCCTTGGAAGGATCTACTCCT GTTCCCGTGTATAGAGAACCAAACTTCAGTATTGATGGAATTCCAGGGATTGTGCAGTATGAAGTCTTGAACAATAGACGACATGTTCTGACTAAG GATAATGCTGGTTCTGTGAAGCTTTGGGAGATCACCAGAGGTGTTGTGATTGAAGACTATGGACATGTTTCATTTgaaaagaagaaggaagaaCTATTTGAGATG GTGAGCATTCCGGCTTGGTTCACCGTAGATAGTAGACTTGGGAATTTGTCTGTGCATTTGGATACCCCGCAATGCTTCTcagcagaaatgtattctgctgATCTTAACATCACCGAGAAAGCCGAGGATGATAAG GTTAACTTGGCACGAGAGACCCTCAAAGGACTATTGGCTCATTGGCTGTCTAAGAAAAAGCATAAACCTGGGTCTCAAAATGGAGAAATTCCATCTTCTAGAAGTAGTTCACTATCAAAAGTCGAGGTAGATAGTAATGCTGAAAATGATTGTGTAGTGTATCCTCCATTTGAATTCTCAACGGTCTCCCCTCCTTCGATTATTACCGAGGGTTCCCAAAACGGGCCATGGAGGAAAAAAATTACCGAAATGGATGGAACTGAAGACGAGAAGGACTTACCATGGTGGGTTTTAGATTGCATTTTGCATAATCGTATGCCCCCACGGGAACATACCAA GTGTAGCTTCTATTTACAGCCATACGAAGGTTCAACTGCACAAACCGTGACACAAGGGAAACTGAGTGCTCCTCGTATTCTAAGAATACACAAG GTTGTTAATTATGTTGTGGAGAAGTTAGTATTGGACAAACCATTGGATACCTTGAGTATCGATGGACCTTTTGCTCCCGGGTTATCTGGAGGAGATACCTTTAGATCTGGACTCAAACCTTGGCAAAAGCTTAAACCATCCATCGAAATTTTATGCAATAATCAG GTGTTGACACCTGACATGAGCTTAGCGACTGTTCGtgcttatatatggaaaaagccTGAAGATCTTACCCTCAACTACAGAATCGTGCCTGGAAGATGA